The Bacillota bacterium DNA segment CTTCCTATCCGTTCATAAAATCTTTGCTTGACGAGCTTAAAAAGAAATGTCATACTCTTAGCGGGACAGTATATGCAGTCGAAAACGAGTTTTTCGGTAAAACGGTCGACGTTTCGGGACTTGTGGTCGGCAGAGATCTTATAAAGTGTTTAGAGACCGCCGATCTCGGAGATGAGATACTGATTCCTGCGCAGATGTTACGGTATGACCGTGAACGGTTTTTAGATGATGTGACTGTCAAGGAGATCGAAGAGCGCTTTAAAAGACCTGTGCGCCCAATCGAAAACACTGGCGAGGCGTTTATAAGCGCAGTTTTGGACATTGAACTATAAATTACGGAGGATATGATGGCAAAACCGATTGTTGCAATTGTGGGAAGACCTAATGTCGGAAAATCCACATTGTTTAATAAACTTACGGGGCAGCGCCTTTCAATTGTAGACGACACCCCGGGCGTTACGCGCGACCGCATCTACGCGGATTGTGAGTGGCGGGGCAGGGTGTTCACCCTTATAGACACCGGAGGCATAGAGCCAAAGACAAATGATATAATATTATCCCAGATGAAGCGTCAGGCGCAGATGGCTATTGAGACAGCCGACGTCGTAATACTTGTCACCGATCTTCAGACGGGTATGGTAGCCGCGGATAAAGAAGTGGCTAACATGCTGCTCAAAGCTCGCAAAAAGCTGGTTTTGTGCGTAAACAAGACAGACGGTATAGGTCAGCTTCCGCCTGAAATATTTGAATTTTATAATCTTGGAGTAGGGGAGCCTATTGCAGTTTCAGCGACACATGGGCGTGGAACAGGCGACCTTCTGGATGCGGTATTTGAGGAGCTTCCTAAAGAGCCTCATGATGATGACGATAATGATGCAATCAAAGTCGCGGTGATAGGAAAGCCAAATGTCGGCAAATCTTCTCTTATAAACAGAATAGTAGGGCATGAGCGGCTTATCGTTTCGGATATTCCGGGCACGACCCGTGACGCTATCGACACTCCCTTCGAAAAAGCCGGGGATCATTACATTCTAATAGATACAGCGGGTATGCGCAAAAAAAGCAAAATCGACGAAAATATCGAGAGA contains these protein-coding regions:
- the der gene encoding ribosome biogenesis GTPase Der produces the protein MAKPIVAIVGRPNVGKSTLFNKLTGQRLSIVDDTPGVTRDRIYADCEWRGRVFTLIDTGGIEPKTNDIILSQMKRQAQMAIETADVVILVTDLQTGMVAADKEVANMLLKARKKLVLCVNKTDGIGQLPPEIFEFYNLGVGEPIAVSATHGRGTGDLLDAVFEELPKEPHDDDDNDAIKVAVIGKPNVGKSSLINRIVGHERLIVSDIPGTTRDAIDTPFEKAGDHYILIDTAGMRKKSKIDENIERYSVVRSLMAVERADVCVVMIDANTGVTEQDTKIAGVAHENGKAIIVAVNKWDAVEKDEKTMDKMRKEVMDGLSYMTYAPIIFISAKTGQRLNELFDLIKYVHSQNCIRITTGKLNEVLQEATGKVQPPTDRGKRLRIYYMTQASIKPPTFVIFCNDLELFHFSYQRYIENQIRSVFGLEGTPIRFIIREKGDKK